A region from the Aphis gossypii isolate Hap1 chromosome 1, ASM2018417v2, whole genome shotgun sequence genome encodes:
- the LOC114128711 gene encoding formin-B-like isoform X1, translating to MYNKICYYISKYFGSKSVADDDLKNDTDMDEIFYDAETELVIFDKDKTIEELYRVEVEKEQKYRELQLCRFEEQLMMKLAPKFEVNESMQRELQYTVENLQTTVEDLKLKIENVNNSNEENVHQKIKTLIELYRAEEEENSSRKLQVSNNQTYNLHSLLLEAIEKLQKTVENQTLIVEKKKNCDDVQHLKLEMTNIKNSLNMLNTNFNDLKTKMMFIERTVETSNSKFGKLKNRIGIIEKEVTKNTTHLIEMNYAYQRLSSTRMNFGTGGIVSSPLNKSTSSSASTNLLSPPLPTPPPPPPSNSSPPPPPPPPSTSSPTPPPPPPSTSSPPPPPPPPPLMKKTNIPTSNREVQDTSKAAVKTEKIYCRIPITEEVLRSVVLKPPGQRTAGKQFSTK from the exons aaTGATACCGACAtggatgaaatattttatgatgctGAAACTGAACTTGTGATTTTTGATAAGGATAAAACAATAGAAg aaCTATATAGAGTCGAAGTagaaaaagaacaaaaatacaGAGAACTAcaa TTGTGTCGTTTTGAAGAGCAATTAATGATGAAATTAGCACCAAAATTCGAAGTAAATGAAAGTATGCAGCGTGAACTACAGTATACAGTTGAAAACCTGCAAACGACAGTGGaagatttgaaattaaaaatcgaaaatgtaaataatagcaACGAAGAAAATGTAcaccaaaaaattaaaacattaatag AACTATATAGAGCTGAAGAAGAGGAAAACTCATCTAGAAAACTACAAGTATCAAATAATCaaacatataat ttaCATAGTTTATTGTTGGAGgctattgaaaaattacaaaaaacagTAGAGAATCAAACATTAAtagtcgaaaaaaaaaaaaattgtgatgatgttcaacatttaaaattagaaatgaccaacataaaaaatagtttgaacaTGTTGAACACTAATTTCAACGatctgaaaacaaaaatgatgtttatagaaa GAACCGTCGAAACATCCAATAGTAAGTTTGGTAAACTGAAAAATCGGATTGGAATTATCGAAA AAGAAGTGACAAAAAATACTACCCatttaattgaaatgaatTACGCCTACCAGAGATTGTCGTCTACAAGAATGAACTTTGGTACGGGAGGTATTGTTTCAAGCCCGCTGAACAAATCAACATCGTCCTCGGCATCTACGAATCTACTTTCTCCGCCACTACCAACTCCACCGCCACCTCCACCATCAAATTCATCACCACCGCCACCACCCCCTCCGCCATCAACTTCATCACCAACTCCACCACCACCTCCGCCATCAACTTCATCACCACCTCCGCCACCACCTCCACCACCTTTGATGAAAAAGACTAATATACCAACATCTAATAGAGAGGTCCAGGACACATCTAAGGCGGCAGTGAAGACAGAGAAAATATATTGCAGAATACCGATTACTGAAGAAGTACTTAGGTCAGTAGTGTTAAAGCCACCCGGTCAGCGGACTGCCggtaaacaattttcaacaaaGTGA
- the LOC114128711 gene encoding formin-B-like isoform X2, with the protein MDEIFYDAETELVIFDKDKTIEELYRVEVEKEQKYRELQLCRFEEQLMMKLAPKFEVNESMQRELQYTVENLQTTVEDLKLKIENVNNSNEENVHQKIKTLIELYRAEEEENSSRKLQVSNNQTYNLHSLLLEAIEKLQKTVENQTLIVEKKKNCDDVQHLKLEMTNIKNSLNMLNTNFNDLKTKMMFIERTVETSNSKFGKLKNRIGIIEKEVTKNTTHLIEMNYAYQRLSSTRMNFGTGGIVSSPLNKSTSSSASTNLLSPPLPTPPPPPPSNSSPPPPPPPPSTSSPTPPPPPPSTSSPPPPPPPPPLMKKTNIPTSNREVQDTSKAAVKTEKIYCRIPITEEVLRSVVLKPPGQRTAGKQFSTK; encoded by the exons AtggatgaaatattttatgatgctGAAACTGAACTTGTGATTTTTGATAAGGATAAAACAATAGAAg aaCTATATAGAGTCGAAGTagaaaaagaacaaaaatacaGAGAACTAcaa TTGTGTCGTTTTGAAGAGCAATTAATGATGAAATTAGCACCAAAATTCGAAGTAAATGAAAGTATGCAGCGTGAACTACAGTATACAGTTGAAAACCTGCAAACGACAGTGGaagatttgaaattaaaaatcgaaaatgtaaataatagcaACGAAGAAAATGTAcaccaaaaaattaaaacattaatag AACTATATAGAGCTGAAGAAGAGGAAAACTCATCTAGAAAACTACAAGTATCAAATAATCaaacatataat ttaCATAGTTTATTGTTGGAGgctattgaaaaattacaaaaaacagTAGAGAATCAAACATTAAtagtcgaaaaaaaaaaaaattgtgatgatgttcaacatttaaaattagaaatgaccaacataaaaaatagtttgaacaTGTTGAACACTAATTTCAACGatctgaaaacaaaaatgatgtttatagaaa GAACCGTCGAAACATCCAATAGTAAGTTTGGTAAACTGAAAAATCGGATTGGAATTATCGAAA AAGAAGTGACAAAAAATACTACCCatttaattgaaatgaatTACGCCTACCAGAGATTGTCGTCTACAAGAATGAACTTTGGTACGGGAGGTATTGTTTCAAGCCCGCTGAACAAATCAACATCGTCCTCGGCATCTACGAATCTACTTTCTCCGCCACTACCAACTCCACCGCCACCTCCACCATCAAATTCATCACCACCGCCACCACCCCCTCCGCCATCAACTTCATCACCAACTCCACCACCACCTCCGCCATCAACTTCATCACCACCTCCGCCACCACCTCCACCACCTTTGATGAAAAAGACTAATATACCAACATCTAATAGAGAGGTCCAGGACACATCTAAGGCGGCAGTGAAGACAGAGAAAATATATTGCAGAATACCGATTACTGAAGAAGTACTTAGGTCAGTAGTGTTAAAGCCACCCGGTCAGCGGACTGCCggtaaacaattttcaacaaaGTGA